GTGGCAGGAATCGCGCGGCACCGGCCTGCGCGTGCTCGCCCTCTCCCCGGGCCCGACCCGCACCGAGTTCTTCGACACGGCCGGCTCCGACACCATGGCCCGCGGCGTCCGGCTGCAGACCCCACGCCAGGTCGTCACCACCGCACTGCGCACCCTGGACCGGCGCAACCCCCCACCCAGCGTCGTCTCCGGCACCTTCAACTGGCTGATGACCCTGACCTCACGCTTCACCACCCGCCGCGCCAACGTTCTCGCCTTCGGCGCAATGACCCAGTGGCAGATGAGCTCGAGCGGGCCCGGCCACTGACCTGCTCCAGACCACCGTCGATCGGGGCGGCCGAGAACGCCTGGCTGCAGGTGGGCAAGCAGTTGACCGCCCAGGTCGGAACAGCGCAGGCGAAGTTGCCCGCCACGACACGCGTCCGGCTCGCCGCCCCCGCTGCCGTCAGCGTCGAGGACGGCCACCCGCTCGACACGCACAGCGGCCTGGGCCTGCTGACCACCTACTGCTGCCGCAACCGCTGAACAAGCGCTTGGGCTGAACGCGAACGAAGCCAGGCAGCCACGCACCCATCAACCTGGCAACGCCGTACATGCTTTTCGCGGAGGACGTTGCCCTGCGGTACCGCGCGGGCCTCACTCCTCCGGTATCGAGCGCGGCGCGGTCGGTGTGGATCTCGTGGCCGGTTGGCGAAGCAGTTGTTCGATGAGGCGTTCCTTGGCCAGGGCGAGGTGGCGCCGGTAGGTGCCGTAGGGCACTCCGAGTCGTCGGGCGGCGGCCTTGTGGGGGCGGGAGGCCGAGATGTAGGCGGCGGTGAGGGCCTTGTGGGCTTTGACGCCGGTCGGGTCGGTCTGTATCGCGTCGAGGGCGGTGGTGATGGCGCCGCGCAGGTCCGCGGTCGGGTTGGGCGAGCCCGGCGTCACGAGACGGGAGTGCAGCAGGACGCTGGTCGCGAATTCGCGCGGGGTGTGCCAGGTGCGCAGCGCCTCGAGGACGCCTTTCTCGAACGCGGCGCGCGGCAGCTGGTCGCTGGCGCGCGGCAGCTGGTCGCCCGGGCCGTTGGCGGAGGCGGTTGCGGGCCATGTCGCCAGGGGCGTGACCGCGGTGCGCGCCCAGTTCTGCACCCACTGTTCCACTGTCTGCCGTCGCCAGTCCCGGCCGAAGACATGCTGTCGCAGGCCGCCGACGTCCACGGCCGCGACCTCCGGCACCCCGGCCTTGGCGAGGTAGCGCCCCCACAGGTCGGCGTCCTCGAAGACGGTGAAGGTGACCGCGCGTCCGGGGATCCTCATCTCCTCGGCGAGGGTGCGCCGGCTGATGAGTTCCATCAGGGGCGAGGGCCGCTGGCCCCCGCCGGGTTGCACCGCGAAGCGGCGGATGCCCAGGTGCTCGCCCGGCCCCAGGGGAGCGGCCGCCTCCACGAGATCCCAGACCGCTGCGATGACCGGGTCCTCGGCGCGGTCCTCGGGCAGCGGTGTGTCCAGCCGCAGGATGGCCATGAACGAAGCGGGTGTGGTGGAGCCGGTGTAGCGGTGGACGCGGAAGGCGTCCGGCTGGCGGCGCAGCCAGTGCGCGACCGCGGCTGCCGATGCCGGGCCCTCGGCCTCCTCGGCCATGCGCAGCAAGGCGGGTACGTCGTCGGGCCGGAGCGGAGTGTCCTCGATGTGAGGGTGCGTCCGGTAGTTGTACAGGTTGTCCGGGCCGTCCTGGTCGCGGAAGAGGAACATCCATTCCGCGATGCGTAAGAGCGCGTCGTCGGCGGTGGCGGAGCGTACGGCTTCCATGCCGGCGAGGGAGATGCGGGCGCGGATGTCGTCGTAGCGCTCGGGGTCCCGCCAGCGCAGGTCGGCCTCGAGGGTCGCCCGCACCGCGTCGTGCGGGTGCAGCCCTTCCGGTGTGACCTCGATGTAGGGCAGCTGGCGCAGCCAGGGGAACACCGTACTGGTGTCCTCGTCACCCAGTACCGCGCGCAGCAGGGGCTCGCGGGTGACATAGGCCTGTGCGACGACTTCGAGGGCGCGTCGATGAAGGGCGCTGGGCAGGTCGCCGACCAGCCGCTCGACCAGGGTCGTCAGGGTGTCGCCGGTGGGGTACCACGGCGCGCCGGGTGCGGCGGGGGGCACGGAGGCGGCCAGTGAGAGGGCGAGCGGGCTGCCTCCCGCGAAGGCGACGAAGGCGCCGCGCTGCTCGGCGGGGACGCCTCGGGCGGCGAGCAGGGCGTCGGACTCGGCGGGATCGAGCGGCCGTACGGGCAGTGCGGTGAACAGTTGCGCCCACCCGGGGTCCAGCGACCATTCGGCGTCGGGGGCGGTCCTGCCGGCCACCACCACGATCGCCTGGTCGGCGAGCCGCAGCAGGAAGGTCTCGCGCAGCCACGTCTCGAGGGGCTGGCACTGTTCGAAGGTGTCGATGAGCAGCACCGCGCCTGGTACGGCGCACGCCGGGGCGGCGGCCTCCTCCAGCCTGCGCGGGTCGGCGTCGAGGAACCGGGCGTCCACATGCACCACGCGGCGGCCGGCGAGCTCCGCCTGCCGGGCGGCGTAGCGCACGAGCGAGGACTTGCCGATGCCGCCGGGGCCGTGCAGGTAGGCGACGAGCGGAGCGTGCGCCGCGCCCGACAGCATCAGGTCGAGCACCGCCCGCTCCGGCTCCCTGCCCACCAGCGCTCCGGCTCGTGCCGCGTCCAGTCGGTCCGCCAGCCCCGCCGCTCCCAATCCAGGCTCCTTTCGTCAGGCCCATTTTGCCGTCGATGATCGGTGTGATGAAGCGCTTTCTACGCGCGTGGGACCGAGCGCGGGGCAGCATCCCGGGACAGGAGGCGCTATCGGATGTGTGCGGCATCGACCCTGCGTCGTCCGGGTGTTACGCGTCAGTCCCTGTCCTCGGCACGGATGTCACTTCCCCTTGGCCGGCGTCGAGCGGGACGTGTCGTTGCCCCTTCTGCGTGGCCTGGGCCGAGTCCTTATGCTCTGCCTTTACGGCGGCGAGGCGCGGCCGAGCGGGACGGCATCGAGCGCATGTGGTCGCGCACCGGCGCCAGCAGGCCGGCCAGGGCTTCGACGTCGTCGGGCGAAAGCGGCTCGAACAACAGGCCGCTGACCACCTCGATGTGGCCCGGCAGCACCTTCGCGAGCAGCTCACGCCCGGCGTCGGTGAGGGTGACGGTGATGCTCCGTTCGTCGTCCGGCGAGGGAGCGCGGACGACCAGGCCCTCCTTCTGGAGCAGATCCACCTGGTAGGTCAGGCCGCTGCGGCTGTAGACGACGCCGTCGGCCAGGTCGGTCATGCGGTGACTGCCCGTCGGAGAGTCCCCGAGGCGGGCCAGCAGCTGGAACTGCACATAGCTGAGATCGCCGGCCTCGCGCAGCTGCTGCTCGACCGCGTGCCGGAGCAGGCTGGTCACCTCGATGAGGTCGAAGTAGGCGCCGAGCTGTACGGGGTCGAGCGACGGCGGTGTATCAGGCATGACCGGA
This genomic stretch from Streptomyces deccanensis harbors:
- a CDS encoding ATP-binding protein, producing the protein MGAAGLADRLDAARAGALVGREPERAVLDLMLSGAAHAPLVAYLHGPGGIGKSSLVRYAARQAELAGRRVVHVDARFLDADPRRLEEAAAPACAVPGAVLLIDTFEQCQPLETWLRETFLLRLADQAIVVVAGRTAPDAEWSLDPGWAQLFTALPVRPLDPAESDALLAARGVPAEQRGAFVAFAGGSPLALSLAASVPPAAPGAPWYPTGDTLTTLVERLVGDLPSALHRRALEVVAQAYVTREPLLRAVLGDEDTSTVFPWLRQLPYIEVTPEGLHPHDAVRATLEADLRWRDPERYDDIRARISLAGMEAVRSATADDALLRIAEWMFLFRDQDGPDNLYNYRTHPHIEDTPLRPDDVPALLRMAEEAEGPASAAAVAHWLRRQPDAFRVHRYTGSTTPASFMAILRLDTPLPEDRAEDPVIAAVWDLVEAAAPLGPGEHLGIRRFAVQPGGGQRPSPLMELISRRTLAEEMRIPGRAVTFTVFEDADLWGRYLAKAGVPEVAAVDVGGLRQHVFGRDWRRQTVEQWVQNWARTAVTPLATWPATASANGPGDQLPRASDQLPRAAFEKGVLEALRTWHTPREFATSVLLHSRLVTPGSPNPTADLRGAITTALDAIQTDPTGVKAHKALTAAYISASRPHKAAARRLGVPYGTYRRHLALAKERLIEQLLRQPATRSTPTAPRSIPEE
- a CDS encoding MarR family winged helix-turn-helix transcriptional regulator, with the protein product MPDTPPSLDPVQLGAYFDLIEVTSLLRHAVEQQLREAGDLSYVQFQLLARLGDSPTGSHRMTDLADGVVYSRSGLTYQVDLLQKEGLVVRAPSPDDERSITVTLTDAGRELLAKVLPGHIEVVSGLLFEPLSPDDVEALAGLLAPVRDHMRSMPSRSAAPRRRKGRA